A window of Cryptomeria japonica chromosome 3, Sugi_1.0, whole genome shotgun sequence contains these coding sequences:
- the LOC131080065 gene encoding F-box protein GID2-like, which yields MRRVGESMESKVQKVAGREVTAGNSNSHASRAVFGNNVDILEEILKHLDAKSVGIISCVSKGCQQAAESEYVWKIICTHICPSSVFETERLQSLVATMGGFKRLYMNFLHPLHSYSHHKHCSSLNEDVIRLSLSLFSVDYYERRLESFRTRMPPILRSIQALLQ from the coding sequence ATGCGCAGGGTGGGGGAATCCATGGAGTCCAAAGTACAAAAAGTTGCAGGACGTGAAGTTACAGCTGGTAACTCTAATTCCCATGCAAGCCGTGCAGTATTTGGCAACAACGTGGATATTCTGGAAGAAATCTTGAAGCACCTTGATGCCAAGTCAGTGGGCATCATCTCCTGTGTTAGCAAAGGGTGTCAGCAAGCTGCAGAAAGTGAATATGTGTGGAAAATCATATGTACACACATCTGTCCTTCATCTGTTTTTGAAACAGAGAGGCTACAGTCACTGGTAGCAACCATGGGCGGATTCAAACGCCTCTACATGAATTTCTTGCATCCTCTCCACTCATATTCCCATCATAAGCACTGTTCTTCGCTGAATGAAGATGTCATCAGGCTTTCTCTCTCACTGTTTTCAGTTGACTACTATGAAAGAAGGCTTGAATCTTTCAGGACCAGAATGCCTCCAATTTTAAGATCCATTCAGGCATTACTGCAATAG